TTCTGAACTCTCGCTGTTTTTCTCTTCCTGTGGAGTATCAAAAGGGGTAAAAAAAGGAAATCCCTGAAAGAAGTTATTCCGAGGATCACGTAATTTGGAAACATCTTTACTCACAACAATACTCACCACCCCTGCAGAATTCTTCTCTACCATACGAGGAATGAGGCTATTCTGCTCTTTCATCACATCGTCACTTGGAGTGAGTTTTTCACGAGTATTTTCATCAATGATTACTGTTTTTTGTTTATGATACAAATCCAGAATTATCGGCGACATACCCCCTCCGATAAAACCAAACAACAGGGCAAAAAAAAGCAACATTCCTTTTTGATACCATTGTATTTTCCGTGGAGAGAGAATTTCTTCTTTTTGTATTATTTCCATAACACTTTTTTATAAACAAATTAGAAGAAGAATGCGGTGTTATTATCAGCATTCTCATACATTTTCTTTTCAAAATCACGGATCGATTCATCGGTAAACTCTGCACGAGCCGTCTCTTTATCCCATACATATTCTGGTGATAACACGAAAATCGACATCATGCGCATTTTTTCAGAAAGAAAATCAGAAAATGTTTTTTTCTGTATAAAAACTTGTTTGAGATGATAGAGATTTTGTTCGTTTTCAGTCTTTATTTCCTCTATCAAAACAATATGAAATCCCAGTGGACTTTCCACTACATCTCCTGGTATGCCTACTTTCTGTGAGTTCATCACCGTTCGTAATGCAGGCAAAATATCGTCCGATGTAAACCAGCCAATATCACCACCGTTTTCCTGTCCTGCACCATCTGAATACTGTTTCACTACCTCTTCGAAGGTATTTCCCAAACGAATACTTTTTTGTGCATTCAAAATCTTTTCTTGGGCTTTTGATGTATCATCACGAAATACTTCTTCGAGACTTTTTTCCAATTTCTCCTGATACAAACTCGGCATCACCACTTTCTCTTCGAAATCAGCAATAGTCCATCCATAAAGACGTTCCAATTCATTTTTCACTCCAACCTCACTGTTATATTCAGAGAGTTTTCGAGAGACACTTTGCGATGCTTCATCATGACTGACTCGTATATCTTTTTCTTTCGCCAGCACTTCGATAGCCCGATCTTCGATCATTTTATTCAATACTTCTTTTTCGCGTATCTTGAAACGTTTCTGTCCGTCTGGTGTAGAAAAATCGACACGCACACCTATTTCTGAAAAATTTTGTACTTCATAAAAACGTTTCACAGAAACCATATTCCGAGCCAATGCACGAGAGGTAATAACAGGATCATATCCGATAACAACAATCGGGTATGGTAATACACTTTTTAATGCAGTGGTCGATTGCACCGATCCAAACGAGGTGTACACGGCAATCAGGCTGAGTAAAAAGATACTTAATACAACAACTGCTATTGTATACAGTACGGTACTCAATCGTATTTTTCTCGAAAAATTATGTGTTGTATTTGACATAGTGTATAAAATTTCAGAAAAAAAGATTCCACCATTTTTTATAATTCGGCGTATTATCTTCTCTCTCTACTCTTTCTTCTGGTTTATTCTCCTGTCGTTCTGATCCTGATCGAGGGTTGATAATAACAACGTTTTCTTTTTCTTTTTTTAATCCAAGTTTTTTCTTCGCTTCCTGTTCTCGAAAATCATTAGAAGAAAAATATTGTATTTTCTCGGCAAGAGTTTCATTTTCGTGACGAATCTTCCCTGCTTCAACCTCGAGAATAGCAACTTCTTTCTCTATACGTTCGCTTCGTTTGAGTTGTCTCGAAGAAAGAACGAGCACCCATACGATCAGGAGAGAAATAATTATCACCGTACCCGTGAACCACCATTTTTTTTGTGCCATACCCCTCTTCTTTTTTAATACAGAAAAAACGGAGCCACAAGAAACCCAATCATTGATATCACCACAAAAATTGATATAACGACCCACATTTTGTAGATACGTCTATGCCATTTTTTAAAACTCATATTTTTTCATTCATTATAAAGATATACTAACAAAAACAGATGACAAAAACAAGTTTTCCTTTTGCACGAAAGAAGCAAGACACTGTCTACTTACTCGTCCCCTTTCTTCATATCTTTGATCAGTGCACGAACATCGTTCAAATTGACCGCTGGGCGATTTCCCAATGATTGAAATTTTTTGGAACCCATATATTCGATTTGAGCAAGCGAGAGGGGTGCTTCAGAAGAAACATATGACTTCAAATCTGTGTTTCTTCTTTGTGGGATAGCAGGAGCTGGACGAGTGATTGGTTGATCAGCATTTTTCTTTGCGATAGTATTCCGTTCTTTAGCGACTGAGCGCTGATAATCACGCAGACATTCGCGACAGAAAGTCGGCCTTTTTCCATCAGGAATAAACGGAACGGTAATATCAGTACCACAAGTCACACACTGTGTCGGATACAATTTCTTCTCCGTTGGAAGTGTCTCTGTTACAGAAGATATCTCTTTTTCTGGCATTGATACCGACGATTTTTCTTCAGTTATTCTTGTCTGCGTCATCGTATCGCGCAGAGATTCAAGAGAGACATCAATAATTCTTTTGGGTGCCAATGCTGGTTCAAATACTGATTGCTTCTCGAGAGAAGTGACTTCTTTTTGTGTCGTTGTTTTCTTCGCACTGATCAGAGGACGAGGTGATTGAACCGAGGTATTGATATCAGAAGGTTGCTCATGGATACCTCTTCTGTCAGGAACAGTTCTTCGCTCAATTTGATCATTCGCTACAATCGGCGGTGTTTTCGACACATTTTTTTTCTGAAGAATATGCGCCGTATTCCTCTGTTCATCAGCGATAGCTTGTCGTTCTTCGGCAGTCAGCATTCCGCTCCAACGACGAATTTTTTCTTCTACGTCTTCGCGACTCGATGAATACCGTTCCCTAGAATTTTGGATGATTTTTATTTCATTTCCGGCATCTTCGAGCTTGATCGGCGGTAGCGTTGTCGCACTAAACGCGTCTCCAGCAATACCATCGATCATCAATTTCAGATAAATCTGAAATTTTGGAAGATTGATAATATCATTCATCATAAAAACTGGCTCGAATTCTTTCTCAAGGAACTCGGCATCCATCGCTCCGACACGGAACGAAACAATCGATCCAGCATTTCCAAAAATAGCATCACGCACCGTCTCTTCTATTTGTGTCACATACTGGTTTGCCAAAACGAGGTTGAGATGATATTTACGAGCCTCTGAAAGAATATTAGCAAACGATTCTGTAGCAAAATTCTGGAACTCATCAACATACAGATAAAAATCCTTACGATCTTCCTCAGGAATATCGACACGCCCCATTGCAGCGAGCTGAATTTTCGTAATCATCATTGCGCCAAGAAGCGCTCCATTGTCTTCACCGATGCGTCCTTTGGAAAGGTTGATAATGAGAATCTTCCGCTGATCCATTACTTCACGAATATTGAAAGAGGAAACAGTTTGTCCGACGATATTTCTGATAAGAGAACTTGAGAGGAACTGACCCACTTTGTTCTGAATTGGAGAAATCACTTCTTGAAGAACGCGATCATTCCACTGTGAAAATTCATCTACCCAAAAACTCCGAACGACAGGATCGGTGATTTTTTCTACTACTTTCGCTCGATAAGATTTGTCGACAAGAATACGTGTCACACCAAGAAGGGTACTTCCCGGGTACTCGAGCAGTGCCAAAATAGCATTACGCAAAATATATTCGAGTCGTGGTCCCCAAGAATCTGCCCAGATTTTTTTGAATACACCGACGAGACCCGATGCCACAAGATGACGGTATTCTGGATCGACTTTTTCCATCACGTTGAAAGCGATTGGGAAGTCCTGATCAGATGGATTGAGATAGATGACATCATTGATACGATTGGAAGGAATAGCCTTGATAAGTTTTTCCGCCGTATCACCATGAGGGTCGATAAACGCAATCCCGTGTCCTTTCTGAATATCCTGAATAGCAAGGTTTTCGAGCAGGTTGGTCTTTCCCATACCCGTTTTTCCGATAACATACATGTGACGACGACGATCATCTGTTTTGATACCAAAAATTCTTTCCTGATTTCGGAAATTTGTTTTTGCAAAAAAAGTGATGTCATTCTGATCGTGAGTAGCCATAGTTTACTATTCTTGAATAGGCAAATTAGTTGGAGCACCTCCACGCTTGGAGGAAACACGAGTCAGTGCTGGTGAAGTAATAGACATATCTGGGATATGAAAGACCGTTGCCAACTCTTCACTGCTCAATAAAAAGCGAGTTGGTTGAGGATCGGTATCTCTCGTCGTGTATCGACGAAATAAACGTCGTTGACGATACCTGAGTCGTTCATCTTTGAAAATATATGCGGAATACGTTTTCGTATCATCATTCGGTTTGAAACCATTCAAGTTTTGGTCGTTGAACTGTTTGATCGCTCCGATAAAAGCAGAGACACCAGTCGATTTGTCAAACACACTCCTTCTTGCCACATAGACATGACGCATACGAGTACGAAACATTTGTTTTCCTATATTCGATTCCAAAGCTTTCAATCTTTCTTTTTCACCAGGGGTGAGACGAAATTCGACAGGAGATTCGTCTTTTGATACCTTCCCCTCGCTCGATGAGAATGAGAGTTCCTGTCCCATAATCCCCTTACCGAGATTCATCACAATATCCTTGAGATTGAGAATGAGTATTCCGAAAATACCACTTTTTTCTTCTACTTTTTTTCCGAGAAATGCATCGATAGTTCCCTGTAATTCTTTGGCAATTTTCGGAGAAAGAGGTGTGACAATGAATTGTAACCAGAGATGTTGTCCGGGACCGATTTTCGCCATTGATTCCACGAGACCTGCGAGAGGATCGATCATTTTCCCTGTCACTGTTTCTTCGAAGTATTTATACGTCTTGATTGGATAGAGATCCTCTCCTGCCAAGAGAAAATCCGTCCCCCACAGATCCCATTCATTATTCGGTACGGTACCCGGGACATTGTAGATATAATCCTCCACTTCGAGAATCTCGACACCCGGATACTGGGCATAGAAATGTGCTTCGACAAGATTACGGAAATTTTTCGGTGAACGTACGTAGAAATGTACTTGCCCCTCAGTGCTCACTATCTCAAGTGAGAAAGACGTCGGGAATTGTCCTTTGATCCATTGTTCTGCTGTATTTGGAGATGTCTCTACGCCTGCCAATCCTGCATAAATAGATTCCATCAAAAGCGGACTCTTTTCAGAATCACGTGGTGGAATGATTTCCAATAATACTTTTTCGATGCCTGAAGCATATTGACCCTCGACATGCTGAACCCAAAAAACTTTGAAAAGCCAAAAAAGCAGTGGCGGAAAAACAAGAAACCACACGTCCAATAACAGAGAAAAAGATCCAGCAAGTACTTCGAATGAATGTGCAAACTGTGAGAAAAGAGTGTTCATTTTTTTGAGGTTCGTTGACCCCGTTAGATATGGAACAAAAAGAATTCTTTATTTTTCGCGACGATAACACAACGCACAAGGAGTTGTTTATTATTACTTTACTATTCTACCATGTTCTTGAAGAAGAGAAAAGTCTGAGGAAGATTGTAGTTTATTTCTTGATGCTGTAAAGATTTTTTCCAGCACGATGAAAATACGTATTCAAATTGATAACCACTGTTGATTTTTTGACTTGACGTATTTTGAATATCTGTGTCAACACCTCTTCGCGAGAAAGTGGTTTAGAAGCATTGCGGAGTATTTCTTCGAGTACCTCTTTGACCGTACCTTTTTTGTATCCCCATTCAGAGAGTGCGTATGTCCCTCGTCCAATCAACACAAAGCGATCATCTTTGATCAGTTCGTTATGCACTGTCTGAGGATGACTCTGATTCTTTTTGTTACTACGAAGTCCGTAACTGTCGATCAGTGAAGCTATTTCTCTGAAATGCAATGATTTACCTGTCATTTTCAATACGAGATAGGCTTTTTCTCGTGTACCACGAGGTTTGATATCACTCCATTCTGACAATCCCCATTTACCGAAAACATTCTGTTCTATTTCTTTTGCTACAGCAAGAAAACTCATGAGTTCTTGTTTGCTCACTGCATTACCTCCTTCATTGAAACGATCATAAAGAGTATCGACATCCAAGACCTGCTCCGATGTTTCCAAAATACGTTTTGCCTTGTCTTTGACGAGTTTCCATTGAGGAAAGACGAAGTCGTTTGTCACATAGACAGACTTTCGTTCACTGGTAGCTTTTTCTTTTTTGATTGAAGAGAGACACTCAATAAAAATGAGAAGAGCTCCTTGTTCTTTTTTATTCGAAGGAGCAAGTATATGAAGCAATGTCTCTGTCTGTATAATGCCTTTCTTCTCTTCCAAAACAGCAAAAATGCGATTCTTGACCTGTATAAACAAAGGGTTTTCCTGTTCTTGAGAGAGAAATCCGAGAGCACTAATAACAATCTGACGTACACGTTCTCGTGTTATTCTGTGCAATCGTCCTATCTCCTCCAATGTCTGTTGCTCTCCATCGAGAGACAATCCAAAACGTGCAGAAACAATAGTACGCGAACGAGCAGGCAACATTGACAACAACTGCTCTAAAAGAGAAGAAAAAACAACAAAATCTTCTTTTTTCAAAGATTTCGAAGATGCCGTTTTCTGCACTTTCTTCTTCATTGATACCATACAAGTATATTTTCACTTTATAATCAGCAGATAAACAAAGAATTTGATTTCTCGATATCGTTCGAGAAAATGTACTCTCCTCTTGAAATAGCCCCTCAGACGAATGAAATACATATTAACGCATATTCTTAGTTTTTGTCAACCCCTCTACAAGACCAGCTCTCTCTGGGTATTTTTTCTCTCATTTTTTCTTTATTTCATACTTTCAAAAAAAATAATTTCAGAAATGTGAAACGAGCGTCTTTTCAATATGTTGCATCTATTTCGATAATCGTCTATAATTATGGTGTTGATAAAAAATAAAAAACGACGAAAAAATTCCTCGTCGGAAAATAAAAATATGACTTCCAATACCGCTACTCAAATCGATCCTGAATCACGCAACAATGAGGAGCAGGCTATGAAAATTCAGGCCTTGCGTGATATGGTTTTGAGCGCTGAAAAAACTATTCAGGGCGCCAAGGCAATGCTCCTCCAATTGGAAGGGAAGAAAAAGACTGGTCGCCCAAAGAAAGCAGATCTTGATACAGCAGAAGGAACGGTCGTAGAAGGAACATTCGATGGACAGATTATGATCGGCACAGATGGAAGACAATATCCTGTTCCTGCAAACTATGCTTCCAAGTCAAAACTCGTCGAAGGTGATATGCTCAAACTGACTATTACCAATAGTGGCGCATTTCTCTATAAACAAGTCGGACCTATCAATCGCAATCATGCTATCGCTGTCGTTACTCAAGATGAGAATGGTAATTATTACGTACTAGCGAACGGCAAACCCTATCGTGTCTTACTCGCTTCTATTACCTATTTCAAAACTGCTCCTGGAGATGAAGTGGCTATTGTCACACCTCAAGATCCTGGTGCCACATGGGCAGCTATAGAAAATGTGATTCAAAAAGGAGCTCGGGAAGATTGGCAGATTGCCCTCACCAAAGCTACCGAAGAAAACGAAACTATCAACAACTGGAAGAAAGATCTGAAAGACAAGACGCCTGAGGACACCTCATTTCTCAAGCAAAACAATGAACCAGCCGTAACAAACACTCAGACGCTCGATGATTGGGTACGGGATATGGAAGAAATCGAAAAAGAAATCAAACAAGCTCAATAGAGATACTCTCCCTC
This DNA window, taken from Candidatus Moraniibacteriota bacterium, encodes the following:
- a CDS encoding type IV secretion system DNA-binding domain-containing protein → MATHDQNDITFFAKTNFRNQERIFGIKTDDRRRHMYVIGKTGMGKTNLLENLAIQDIQKGHGIAFIDPHGDTAEKLIKAIPSNRINDVIYLNPSDQDFPIAFNVMEKVDPEYRHLVASGLVGVFKKIWADSWGPRLEYILRNAILALLEYPGSTLLGVTRILVDKSYRAKVVEKITDPVVRSFWVDEFSQWNDRVLQEVISPIQNKVGQFLSSSLIRNIVGQTVSSFNIREVMDQRKILIINLSKGRIGEDNGALLGAMMITKIQLAAMGRVDIPEEDRKDFYLYVDEFQNFATESFANILSEARKYHLNLVLANQYVTQIEETVRDAIFGNAGSIVSFRVGAMDAEFLEKEFEPVFMMNDIINLPKFQIYLKLMIDGIAGDAFSATTLPPIKLEDAGNEIKIIQNSRERYSSSREDVEEKIRRWSGMLTAEERQAIADEQRNTAHILQKKNVSKTPPIVANDQIERRTVPDRRGIHEQPSDINTSVQSPRPLISAKKTTTQKEVTSLEKQSVFEPALAPKRIIDVSLESLRDTMTQTRITEEKSSVSMPEKEISSVTETLPTEKKLYPTQCVTCGTDITVPFIPDGKRPTFCRECLRDYQRSVAKERNTIAKKNADQPITRPAPAIPQRRNTDLKSYVSSEAPLSLAQIEYMGSKKFQSLGNRPAVNLNDVRALIKDMKKGDE
- a CDS encoding peptidylprolyl isomerase, whose protein sequence is MSNTTHNFSRKIRLSTVLYTIAVVVLSIFLLSLIAVYTSFGSVQSTTALKSVLPYPIVVIGYDPVITSRALARNMVSVKRFYEVQNFSEIGVRVDFSTPDGQKRFKIREKEVLNKMIEDRAIEVLAKEKDIRVSHDEASQSVSRKLSEYNSEVGVKNELERLYGWTIADFEEKVVMPSLYQEKLEKSLEEVFRDDTSKAQEKILNAQKSIRLGNTFEEVVKQYSDGAGQENGGDIGWFTSDDILPALRTVMNSQKVGIPGDVVESPLGFHIVLIEEIKTENEQNLYHLKQVFIQKKTFSDFLSEKMRMMSIFVLSPEYVWDKETARAEFTDESIRDFEKKMYENADNNTAFFF
- a CDS encoding septum formation initiator family protein, with product MAQKKWWFTGTVIIISLLIVWVLVLSSRQLKRSERIEKEVAILEVEAGKIRHENETLAEKIQYFSSNDFREQEAKKKLGLKKEKENVVIINPRSGSERQENKPEERVEREDNTPNYKKWWNLFF
- a CDS encoding HTH domain-containing protein, giving the protein MVSMKKKVQKTASSKSLKKEDFVVFSSLLEQLLSMLPARSRTIVSARFGLSLDGEQQTLEEIGRLHRITRERVRQIVISALGFLSQEQENPLFIQVKNRIFAVLEEKKGIIQTETLLHILAPSNKKEQGALLIFIECLSSIKKEKATSERKSVYVTNDFVFPQWKLVKDKAKRILETSEQVLDVDTLYDRFNEGGNAVSKQELMSFLAVAKEIEQNVFGKWGLSEWSDIKPRGTREKAYLVLKMTGKSLHFREIASLIDSYGLRSNKKNQSHPQTVHNELIKDDRFVLIGRGTYALSEWGYKKGTVKEVLEEILRNASKPLSREEVLTQIFKIRQVKKSTVVINLNTYFHRAGKNLYSIKK